A single window of Bos javanicus breed banteng chromosome 19, ARS-OSU_banteng_1.0, whole genome shotgun sequence DNA harbors:
- the ABHD15 gene encoding protein ABHD15, producing the protein MPPWGAALALLLAALALLCLLVLRLRRPGRRAVGARTLPGARGEDHGEEVDGGGPAGQFSDGREPLPGGCSLICKPSALAQCLLRALRRSAALEPGPRPWLSGPHLQTLCHFVLPVGPGSELAREYLQLADDGLVALDWVVGPGARGRRATNAGGLPAVLLVIPNAWGRLTRNVLGLCLLALERGYYPVIFHRRGHHGCPLVSPRLQPFGDPSDLKEAITYIRFRHPAAPLFAVSEGSGSALLLSYLGECGSSSYMTGAACISPVLRCREWFEAGLPWPYERGFLLHQKIALSRYATALEDTVDTGKLFRSRSLREFEETLFCHTKSFPISWDTYWDHNDPLRDVDEAAVPVLCICSADDPVCGPPNHFLPTELFHSNPYFFLLLSRHGGHCGFLRQEPLPAWSHEVTLEYFRALTDFFRTEERMKGLSRRRASFLAGRRRWGTLPKREVSPSSSLEEIFSWKRSYTR; encoded by the exons ATGCCACCGTGGGGCGCCGCCCTTGCCCTGCTTCTGGCTGCGCTCGCCCTGCTCTGCCTGCTCGTCCTGAGGCTGCGGCGGCCCGGCAGGCGCGCCGTCGGAGCGAGGACCCTGCCGGGGGCGCGGGGAGAAGATCACGGGGAGGAGGTGGACGGCGGAGGCCCCGCGGGTCAGTTCAGCGACGGGCGGGAGCCGCTGCCCGGAGGCTGCAGCCTCATCTGTAAGCCGTCGGCGCTGGCCCAGTGCCTGCTGCGCGCTCTGCGACGCTCGGCCGCGCTGGAGCCGGGCCCGCGCCCCTGGCTGTCCGGGCCCCACCTGCAGACCCTCTGCCACTTCGTGCTGCCGGTGGGGCCGGGGTCCGAGCTGGCCCGGGAGTACCTGCAGTTGGCAGATGACGGGCTGGTGGCCCTGGACTGGGTGGTGGGACCTGGCGCCCGGGGCCGCCGGGCCACCAACGCCGGGGGCCTCCCGGCGGTACTGCTGGTGATCCCCAATGCCTGGGGGCGCCTCACCCGCAACGTGCTCGGCCTCTGCCTGCTGGCCCTGGAGCGCGGCTACTACCCGGTGATCTTCCACCGGCGCGGCCACCACGGCTGCCCACTGGTCAGCCCCCGGCTGCAGCCCTTTGGGGACCCATCCGACCTCAAAGAGGCCATCACTTACATCCGCTTCCGACACCCCGCGGCCCCGCTGTTCGCGGTGAGCGAGGGCTCGGGCTCGGCGCTGCTGCTGTCCTACCTGGGCGAGTGTGGCTCCTCCAGCTACATGACCGGAGCCGCCTGCATCTCGCCCGTGCTACGCTGCCGCGAGTGGTTTGAGGCCGGCCTGCCCTGGCCCTATGAGCGGGGCTTTCTGCTTCACCAGAAGATCGCCCTCAGCAG GTACGCCACGGCCCTGGAGGACACAGTGGATACCGGCAAACTGTTCAGGAGCCGCTCCCTGCGGGAGTTTGAGGAGACTCTCTTCTGCCACACCAAGAGCTTCCCCATCAGCTGGGACACCTACTGGGACCACAACGACCCCCTCCGGGATGTGGATGAGGCAGCGGTACCTGTGCTGTGCATCTGCAGTGCCGACGACCCCGTGTGCGGGCCCCCAAACCACTTTCTGCCAACTGAACTCTTTCACAGCAACCCCTACTTCTTCCTTCTGCTCAGCCGCCACGGGGGCCACTGCGGCTTCCTGCGCCAGGAGCCCTTGCCAGCCTGGAGCCATGAGGTCACCTTGGAGTACTTCCGGGCCTTGACTGACTTCTTCCGGACGGAAGAGAGGATGAAAGGGCTGAGCAGGCGCCGAGCTTCCTTCCTTGCGGGCCGGCGTCGTTGGGGAACCCTGCCGAAGCGGGAGGTCTCCCCCTCTTCCAGTCTGGAGGAGATCTTTAGCTGGAAGAGATCCTATACGCGGTGA
- the TP53I13 gene encoding tumor protein p53-inducible protein 13: MAPPPPPSQLLLLAALAGLLGPREVVAEPAAEEAGARCPEGLWPLPPQVSPRVTYTRMRPQQSEDVSFLYHPCAHPWLKLQLALLAHTCVAQPSLAPDSSLTQDRPLVLAAWGLALEMAWVEPARAAHWLKRRQWRKQRREKAGFRSDTVPGPPSLVPTLGRGRLCSQRGCVQAPALAFTLWSWRPPGMEVASSGHGQLFPSGARRRGLRAALGLQPTPSAPRFPSVSPGSLEAKQPMLGSQGEGNNAGSVSTGPLLSEGPGSNVSSRLEVQLPKGQNSPGGCACLGQASPAPRAAGPPRAARGPTPRTEEAAWAAMALTFLLVLLTLATLCTRLHRNFRRGESIYWEPTVDSRDTVAAVLKRRLLMPPRRVKRSRRRPLLPPTPDSGPDGDSSE; the protein is encoded by the exons ATGGCGCCTCCTCCGCCGCCGTCCCAGCTGTTGCTCCTGGCCGCCCTGGCGGGACTCCTGGGTCCCCGTGAG GTGGTGGCTGAACCGGCGGCGGAGGAGGCGGGAGCCCGTTGTCCCGAGGGCCTGTGGCCTCTGCCCCCACAG GTGTCACCAAGAGTGACCTACACACGGATGCGGCCACAGCAG TCTGAGGACGTCAGCTTCCTCTACCACCCCTGTGCCCACCCCTGGCTGAAGCTCCAGCTTGCCCTTCTTGCCCACACTTGTGTGGCCCAGCCCTCACTGGCCCCTGATTCCAGCCTCACCCAGGATCGG CCGCTCGTACTGGCCGCATGGGGCTTAGCGCTGGAGATGGCGTGGGTGGAGCCGGCCCGGGCTGCCCACTGGCTGAAGAGGAGGCAGTGGcggaagcagaggagagagaaagctggGTTCCGTTCTGACACTGTTCCTGGGCCCCCTTCCTTGGTGCCCACGCTGGGCAGAGGGAGGCTGTGCAGTCAGCGAGGGTGTGTGCAG GCCCCGGCTTTGGCCTTTACTCTGTGGAGCTGGCGGCCACCCGGCATGGAGGTGGCATCTAGTGGACATGGGCAGCTCTTTCCTAGTGGTGCCAGGAGACGTGGGCTGCGGGCTGCCCTTGGTCTCCAGCCCACACCCTCAGCCCCGAGGTTCCCCTCTGTTTCCCCAGGGAGCTTGGAGGCCAAACAGCCCATGTTGGGATCTCAGGGTGAAGGCAATAATGCCGGGTCTGTGTCCACTGGCCCACTGCTGTCTGAGGGACCAGGAAGCAATGTCAGCTCCAGGCTGGAGGTTCAGCTGCCCAAAGGGCAGAACAGTCCTGGGGGCTGTGCCTGTCTGGGTCAGGCTTCCCCGGCCCCTCGGGCGGCAGGGCCACCGAGGGCCGCCCGCGGCCCTACCCCGCGCACAGAGGAGGCCGCCTGGGCGGCCATGGCCCTGACTTTCCTGTTGGTGCTGCTCACGCTGGCCACGCTCTGCACTCGGCTGCACCGAAACTTCCGACGCGGGGAGAGCATCTACTGGGAGCCCACGGTGGACAGCCGGGACACCGTGGCTG CTGTGCTGAAGCGGAGGCTGCTCATGCCCCCTCGCCGGGTCAAGCGCTCCCGCCGGAGACCCCTCCTCCCGCCCACGCCGGACAGCGGCCCGGACGGGGACAGCTCCGAGTGA